In Larimichthys crocea isolate SSNF chromosome XXII, L_crocea_2.0, whole genome shotgun sequence, the genomic stretch ctctcgcttcaATTCAAAAAGCTTGATTGGCGTGAAATACAACACAGAAGAACAGCAACAGCGTAATTAATATCCAAACCATTCAAATGTATGCAcgtgtctctgtttctctcaggCATACAGTCTTAAAGACTACAAGCAGCTGAGGTCAGATATAAACCTGCGAGGCCTGGGTCCTGACTACAAAGCCATTGAAAAGACAGTGAGTACTGACCTGCAACGTCAGCAGAAACCAGTttgtgtcaggtgtgttcattTATCCAGAAACTGCTCTGATAGATGGAGATGACACACGAGAAGGCCGCATGGCTCTGAACTGTGGATGGTTTGTGGACTCATATGTGAATACAGTTTGGTTATACTGTTTTTTTGGCAGGTGGTatcatatttttcttgttgttaCTCCTCACTGGGATCCGAAACATCCAGTAAAAACTCAGAAAGCTAAAACAAAGTGCAGTATTGACTGAGAGACAATAACATAGACGTGGGTAGAGAGTcttgtatatttatttacatgcatttatcCGTCTTATGAGAGCTTTTCACAAATATGAGACAGAAATACTGAACTGTACAATATGTAGTGTCCACATGTCTCTGCTTTCTATGTTTGAGAGCCTCTATTCATATCCaagaaatagaagaaaagaCTGTCCAGCATATGAGGATGTTATGTTCATTTGCTGTTTGCTGATATCAGCTACAAGAAGTGACGTGGACAAACATGATTAGCTGTCTTTCAGTCTGTCTCTAAACACTGATGTCCAccagtgtcactgtgtgtccactgaCCGTGTCCCGATTGTCTGAGTTCATCATTTAAATGCTCATATGCTGTTCCACGGATAAAATTCCATTTACAAAGCAAAGAGAGTACCCCTAATAAGTTAAGTGCTCTTTGTGCTTTGATATATCTTTTGTTAGTCCCCAGTTGTAAAAAGTGAGCATGTTTGGCCAATTTACACTTGATTGAGCCCCCGTGCATCTCCAGGGCCAAGCCTATTAGTGAATGATATGTGTAAATGTTGATAGGCCCGCTGAATGGCTCGCtgtgtttggggtttttttttgggctgCGTGGAGAGGCTCTGCCAATGGGATACACAAAGAGAAGGGCCTTAAGGGAGAAATGGCTCAGTTAATTAAACCCCCTTTTAtaatctgtttctctctctctttcaccgTCATCATGCTGAGAAAATGAAACGACAGAGGCTGTATTCAAATGTGATCCGCGAGCAGAACAAAAAGATAAGTAGGATACCCTTTCTACCGGCCAAGGACCCGGAAGGCAATGACAAGAAAGTTCCCaggatgaaggtgtgtgtgtgtgtgtgtgtgaactcaaCCACATGTTGCTTTTTTCACATGCCCTTGTTttctcttatatatatataaatatatattaaatcaaatgaCATTAGGGAGACTATGTGGTACCAACCTGGGACCTGTCCTTCACAGCTGTTCaccaaacattgttttatccTCGATAAGTGGTCTCACAAGCAAACATGGTGATTGGTTACGGTAAAATACTGCATATGAATACAGGATAATAGCACACGCATTACAATAATTGAGAATAAGTGAGCTGTTATACTGCTGCAAAGGGAGCGAGCGTgcagaacaataaaaatctacaaaatgtAGTAAGGCACGGCGTGCAGATTTTTCATTGGCTTATTGAGTGGACACGATGATTCAGTCGGTTCCCCTCGtacttgttgttgatgtttattTGAATGCACATTTTGAAGTATCACATTAACGCTGCCATGCCTGCATCATGCATCCGTGATCGCTGCACGCAGATATGATGTaacattcctcttttttcaAATGACGTAATCTTGTTGTACGCTCTTCTGGTTTTCCAACCGGAGAAACGTAACGTACTTATTTAGTGAATCAGCTGCTAATGTGATTTTTATCAACTTTTGAAATGTTCTTATACACAACattcactgtatatatattttagattctctTTCTTTCAATCTTAGGCCTTGGAATATGCCAAGACAATAGCCAAACCTCCTGTACAGCCTCAgtcaaagcagacacagaaacacgaCTCCGAAGGCTTCACCGAGCACGCTCCGTACTTGGAGGAGTTGGACATGTCCGAGTCGGTCTCACTGGAAGTCCTCAGGAAACGGcatgaggaagaaaagaaggcaGTGGCTGTCCTCCGAAAAGTACATGCTGCTGTCTGAGGGAAGGTATCACTCAACTGAACAGTCCATGGAACATGTAGAACACAACATGCTGCTTCATCACATTTACTAACAAATCACTCCCACGTGCACTTAACGCGTTATTTTGGAAAGAATCACCAAAAGATAACCAAAGATAAGAGAGTCAGCCATCGCCTGTGTTACTTTAAACACATTGTGTGTCACCGGGTCAGACGGCTATACTGCAAAGACAGAGGCTGCTGTTCTCTCAGCACATGCATACCCGAAGCTTTCGAAGTTTCTGGTTATCGTAGACAATGAACAGACTGACAGAGTGCTGGTAGAAGAACATTCCCCTCCTCAgaataaatatacatgtattttGCAAGATGTAAACACGGTTTTACAGTTTGGTAACTGTATCAATTAATATATGTGTGGATATAATAGCTCACATTGTTCCCTTATATTGACGTTATCTTCAACAGTTTTTGTCACAGTTTATGTCATGATGACACACATCACGTCTTGTCTGTGAGCACTTTTACAGTTTGATTCCCTCGTGCTGGCTGCTCAGTCAACTTCATGCCAGAGTACGATCATAGCACGGTAACTCATGTTGCACTTGGACGACGATTTCTTGTTCCTCTCACACCAATATCACGAATATACAACCCGTAGATGTCAGAGGCACGTCACGGACTTGTGCGCGCTTAAacgtccagtgtgtaggatttagtggcatcttgtgGTGAAGTTGCAAAGTGCAACTAGCTcaatacccctcgcctcacctatcgcctatctagagccagtattTGTCCGTTCTGTGCTAATGTAGAAACATCGAAAAACACAGTtcttcttatttccaggtgattatacactaatggaaacattaGAACCTCATTCTATAAATAGAGCGCCGTAATTCAGACACATTTTGGCAGATTAAAGCCACAAAATCCAGATTTTGGTGAAAGAGAAGCCTGAGTGGAACCGAGGCTCATTAATGCCATCGCGACACGTTAGAAAAAGTGAGATCTTGAGGTGAACTTTATAAAGGAATGACTCCATCTTTGTTTGTATCATTACAGTGTAGCCTGTAGTAGCATTTAACACTCCAGAGGCATCATGTGTAATCACATCCAGTCACTGACTTGTGTTTCACACTCGAAATTCTTATTCTATATGTCAAAATAGagcattattttaatattctccatatacaaacacataagACAGTCTGAACAAATCACAAATTGGACTATAAGTGAAGTCTCTGCATATCCAAGGTAGACtaaacagttaacagttaaatGCTGATGTCACCTGTAGGAGACAAATAAACACGCCTCGTCTATTGGATCCAATGTCAGTCCTTCCCCTGTTAtaatatattacacacacacatcgtaaCATTATTTTTATCCTGTTAGGTTAGAAACTTTGTATGAAATGTAGGATTGGTGCATTGGATTGATTTTAGCAGTTGCACTCatacttattatattattgtttgcTATGATCACACGTAACTGTATGTACCTGCTCAATAGACGGATATTAAACAGCGTCTGTCAGGCTTTGTGTTATTGCTAAAGAAGAGATGAACGTCACCGAAGCCTTAATAAATTGAAGAGGTCCTGATTTGTCAACCTTTCCGAACTCTCCCAGACCACTGCTTCATTCCCACAGgctcttttattttggaagttATTGATATTTAAGCCACACGATCAGCTCGTCTCCTCGTCCTGATATACCTGGTTACACTCCGTGTTGTAGGTCTGTCTCCGTGTCTTTGACACTGATCCGAGTCGTAGTCCTGCGTTTTGCAGCCATGTTCTCGGTAGAACCCCCTCCCCTCAACGCAAAAACACACTCTCAAGCAGCTCATTTTACTAATTGAACCCTCAGATCATTATCAAAGCACGATTTACCTCTGTGCAATATTTTAATTAGATTATAGTCTCTATTTAACCCATCGTGGGCTCTTtgaagctctgtgtttttagtgttaaGTCCTCAGATGCGCGGttggaaaacaaatgacagaggcctttttaatttaatgagaATCCCTGCCTATCCAGGCCGAGTCTCTTTGCATCTTTTTTAGGTCCCACCTACTCGTTTTTTGCCATTGAAATCCAGTTAATTGAAGGAGTCTTTCACCGCCATACATGAAGGGGGCCAAATTAGCATCCCTTTCTGCCCATTGGGAAGCTACGGCAGACGTGGACGCTTTGATGTGAGAAGCACGCTTTCAGTAGGCGACAGGCTTCCTGAAAATGAGCTGATGGCCCTGCTATTAGGCCCAAATGCAGATGCGTCCATGTGTTGCAAAACGCTTAATCTTTTAATTGATCACCTTCTGCATGGCCTATTCTCCAcatagggtttttttttcctcctccccgGCTGCCTGTTAATCAGAATCACATTTTGATGATGACATAAATTGCTTTTCAAAAGGCAGGAAGGGATGGCGCACTCAGAACgaagcacaaaaacactttaatacatGTAGGTAAgagctgaaatgtgtttcagaaaGAGTTATCAAATTAATAATTACCCCACAAGCCTCCGTCGTTAGAATAAATGGACAATAAATAGTTTGCTATAGCACTGACAGGAGGGCAGCTCTTTTCTCGTACACCTGCTTTGTTTTATccacggacacacacactcgctcaggTGGAGCAAAGTGGATTTTATCTTTGTCAATAAGCGAGCATCTGTtgatcaaaatgatttaaagattGTTTCACTGACAGATCgtacattattttaatgtttactcacatccagcatgttcaaTAAGACAcgagctgctgatgctgctccAAACGATGAACACAACaggataaaataattaaaataataaagcctGTTTCtgaccataaaataaaaatgtgctgaaaattctgatttttgttgttttgttccgTTATTTCCATGAACACTGCTCataaagatttaaatgttttaataaagatCTGCTCATCTctgcaatatttttaaagatcCATGTTGCCACAAATAggtgatgcaaaaaataaattttcagcatattttattaaatactcATAGTTCATATTAATTTAGTAACAGTGGTGTTTGCCGCAgtgactcaaaataaataaacattttaataaaaaataagaagcTGCTGGATCTCActtatgattttaaatgtttttcacacaACAGCTCTGCAACgagaacatttgttttcagttcattttatttagGAAAATGAAGCATTTCATGTGCTGCACAATATTTCCATCCGACTGTTCACTGATTGATTTTCTTGACAACATCAAATTGCATCCATCAAGCCTTTACCTCTGTGAAAGACCTGCATGCATGTTCCacagaaatattagaaaaatcagattttttcatatcagatcattaaaaaaaaatccattctcAACCAAGCAGAATTTCACCAGAAGCCTCCTGATAGAGGGACTTGGTTAAATCGTCTTTTTTCCAACAGGCAGTCTGGTGCAAACGTTTAGCAGCTGCTGACTGTTTGCACCGTcttgctgtctgtgttttgcaCTCCTGTTTGTTGGCTTAAAGCACCGCGGGTTGCACACCCCACCGTGCAGGGAGCCCAGCAGAGAGCCAGCAGCCTCGCATTCATGCGCCGAGCTGCACGCTGCGGAGGCTGCGTCCTAATGAAAGCGCTTACAACAACTGAGCAAAGAGCCGTTTGAACCCACTTGAACGTCTGACCGTCAGAACCGGATCATGTGGATCCAGTATCCTCCACTCAGACCAACGTAACGGAACAAACCGAGAACCGAGTCAttatttatatactatatatatatttacagacaaaaaaatagaaatgcaagTCACTGAAGCGCAGTGTCTCCAATCAAAAACTtgcaaaaaaatgcaacaattaTGCACAAACTGCAAATCAAATAttagaagaagaacaaaaaatattataacgataaaaaaagagaattatgggaaatgtaggataaAAGTGCAAAAGGATGGGGCAGCATGACGCGTGGTTATTTCTCATATTTACAGATTTACGTCTGGAATtaaagaaatgtgacatttttaatcaaacaaatgaCTTTAAGtcataacaataattataatgatagtagtaataataataatagcgTGATATATTGTCATATACATAGAggcaactgtaaaaaaaaaaatcaatgggcccattttgcatgtttgaataaatattaaaccatcctcattattttaacagtaacttatatttatatttgtaacgAGGCAGAGAGTCTGTGCAGAGTATTTacagtgctgctgcagcctACTATAGTAGATGATCCGGGGAGCAAATGTCCTCCTCGATATCCACATCGTCGTCAtcctcgtcgtcgtcgtcgttcTCCTCCAGCATGTACGAGTCCGGCTCCAGCCGGTCCAGCTTCAGCTCCTCGCCGCTCTTCTCGTTCAGTTCGCTCTCGCTCGAGTTGTCCGCGGATCGctccagctctcctcctcccccgggCGTCTTCCGCTCGTCCTGCGCTTTCCTCAGCTGCTTCTTGTGCTTCATCCGCCGGTTCTGGAACCACGTCTTCACCTGGAGGAGGCGGAGAAAGGTGAGTCACgaaagaggagcagagtgataataaaaaaatcaatgtgaagccatttgatttgattttttatgggttattttaataaaaaaaatattatatttgctTCATATTTACGtctaaaataatgtattttatttaaacttgtgTACTTTATTATTCTGTATATAATTATTACTGAATAGCcatatttaaatatcatttttaatatcGATTTACTATTTTTTGTtgtgctgcaaataaaaaactaaagaacCACATTGAGGAGCACACACctgcacagatgtgtgtgtgtgtgtgtaggtgcacAGGTGTGTCCTCACCTGTGTCTCGGACAGGCTGAGCGCCGTGGCCAGCTCCACTCTCTCCGGCGTGGACAGGTACCGCTGGATCTCGAACCTCTTCTCCAGGCCGGACAGCTGCGAGTCGGAGAAAACCGTCCGGGCCTTCCGGCGTCTGCAGTGCTTCCCCGGTAACTCCGCGTGATGCTGGAAGAGAGCCGGCATCTGCATCCCTGCAGGTGAGGACCAGATGTTGAAATTTAAACACATGAAAGCTcctaaaatgtgaaataagtTGAGTGTAAACGAATCAACAGGTGGTTTTTAGTGTTTAactctttatttacagaataattTGAGCagcaataaatgtttttttatgcataaagcaaaaataataaaaatataacagattcagagggaaggaggagtgaatattgtttattgtgacactttatttaactttattacTGCAGTTTGCATCACTGCAGATgattttctagttattttaatccagagataattaaatgttttccagTTTAAACAATCAGAATTATGAGgtcattattctttttttttttaaattcagacttCAGAGTTagtttctctgctctgctgtgcaTCAGTCAGAAGTTTGTGGAGGCCTGCACGCCGCCTCTGCTTACCAGACGTGAAGAAGTACTGGTGGTGCTCCGGCTTGTGCAGAGGATGGTGCGGATGCGGCGCCAGTATCGGGGTCGGCATCAGCGGGTATCCGTACTCGAGGATGGGCATCCTGGAGGCCAGGGTGCTGCAGAACGGCGAGGGGATGACCTCTCTGAGCGGCTTGGGTTTGTGCAATAAGATGTCCTCGATGAAGAAGGACGTGGACCTCTGCGTGGGCGCCGCTGACGCGTAGTTGAGACTCATGGTGACAGTTTTTTGGGGAGTTTTCAGATTTTCCTgcctttaaagctgcatcagCCTCAGCCTCTGCCTCTGCCCCCTCCAAGCTCTCCAAGGCTTAAATGCAGCCCCTGTGTGTGATCAGTGAGTGACACTACGCCGAGCATTACATGGATATCAGTGGGAGGGCAGATTTCCAACAAGTATTTATTCAGAGAGAGTAGCGGATTGGGGGAAATTGATTTGCGCATCAGCCAATTAGAGCCGTGCCTGGGCGGAGGGGAGCCGTGCGGAGGGTGGGCGGCTCTCGGCTCTGATTGGCCGAGACGGGCTCGGAGGCTGGTGAACTGAAGGCAGCATCGCACCTGTGACACCGAGGACCCGCCGCTCGTGGAGGTACTTATGTGGTCGCCTAGCAACCGCGGCTGTTTTTCTGCCAAGGTTTGCGCGCATCCAATGGCCTCATGGGAAAGTTCTGCTTTATTTAGCGTTAATATCCggacctgatgatgatgatgctgtgtaGCTACTGGGTGCTGGACGCAAGAAGGTTGCAGGTTCGAATCCCGGCGCAGGCCACAGTACAAAGACGCGCAGGTCCTTAAAGGTGTGGATGTCCGGTGTTGGCTCCAGCTCCATGTCATGGAAGATGGATGTTTCGCTTCTGTTGAATTATTGGAAGTTTGTTGGTGCATTGATCAGGCCCGTACTCAGAGTTAAAGTAGATCCAGACACCTGTCACAGATTAGTAACTGCTGCAGGGTTTGCTTTGTTCCCACACAGATACAGTTCTGTAATAACTTTCTGTCCATGTTGGATTGATGTAAAACTTGTTGAAACATGCGTCCACACGCTGTTTTCTAATAGATTCATAACTTGTGCACTCCTCCTTCGTGTCGGTagtttctgtgtgtggtgtaaGCCCGTGTCACAGGAGGATTGTTCCGCTGCAGGTCTGTCTTGTAATTCCGCACAAATTGGCTGTAATTGTCGGTATTAAAATCTGGGAGAGTACAAGTGCCGCTTCTGTGGCCATTTGCGAGAGAAAGCGGTGCGCTGTAATTTGTTGATATGGTGTTGTCATCACATTTCCAATCAGGCCGCTTAATGCGCAAGTGTTTTAATGTAGGCAGAATTCACGCTGCAATGCTATTAGGCAATTAAGGGAGATGTCAGAGCGGAAGTTGTAATCCTTGGACAGGATTTCCATTTGATCAGATGGAGGCCGAACAAATTAATTACTGGGGAATCAGTTACGCTGAAAAAGCGCCTTTCTGCTGCATTAGTGTGGATAGCTTTGTTTAAATGGACGCTCGGAATGGAAATGAGCAGCACGAATCAAACAGCTTTTGGCCTGGAGAGGTCTGTGCGTCCATGTGTGTCCATCATCTCCAAACCTGCAGCACAGCGcgcactcttcttcttctgtcatttATTCCATCATGTAGCATTCAggagataaataaaatgatttttttaaaataaagaaaacaataattCCTGCaggcaaaacataaaaaaactaaagtttcctgagcagcagcaggaaaagcaAAGAGCTTCTTTAAAGCCGCGGTCGGAGCAGATGGAGCCACGATAACAAGTTGCTTTTAGGGGAAAATTAGAAAGTAAATGAAACAAATCGTGATGAAATCGTCTTAAGGATCCGTTCTCCTCGGCGCGCTTTAAGCGGCTTTTTGTGGCCATTTCATTAAGTAAAAATTCTGAGCCGGCCAAGCCAGTGCGTCACTGCGTTAAGTGGCACGTTTGGATCAGAGCTTTGCAGCAGTGGATTGGCTAATACTTGGCTTATAGTTTCTAAAGCAGCCCGGCTTTGAGATGTGGCAGCTCTgcatctctttgtttctttgataACAGCCTGAATgtatctataataataataataataataataataataataataataataataataataatgcagatCATTATGTCTACGTCATGGTTCTTTCTAATATTTCTAAAATACACAAACCCTAGAAATTGttgaagatttttttcttttacaataataataacctaAAATGTATCCATGTCAACTGTAATCACTCATTTCTGTGTAACCCACTCTCCAGAATGGGGACACATAAACAGTTAAGTGGTGCGTAATTATGGATCAGCATAGTTTGCATGACTCCATTGTGTCCAAAACCTTCTGGAAAAATCTATTTTCCATGATACATCAAATTAGACGTAATAACAAATGATCATTTATATCTGTTTCTTTTAATAGATATAAATGTTTGGTCTGGTCTGCACTTTATGTTGTAAGACTGATTAATAActctgtttattgttgttgtttattgcCATACAATATTTGAATGGATGCTGGAGCATGTGACCAAACAGcgctcacaaacaaacaaacactacaacCTGAATCATGCAGAGAGATGGAGTCAAATCTTTTATTGAAATCATTTCAAACTCAGATCCTTCATGTTCCAGAGGTGACGGTGAGAATCTCATGATCACGACTCATGACTTCTTTGTGGATGATGATGTTTGATGGTTTAATGAGAGGTGGCGCTCCTCGGGCATTCGTGCATCCGATAGGCACAGAAATAGAAGATACCTGACAAGAAAGTCAAGAACACCTCATTAAACATGAGCAGTTTTATTGAAAAGTGCTGTTTCTGGGCGACGATTGGTGACTAGATATTGATTCATGAAgaagaatattaaattaataaactgtCACATCATTATGTCACTCTGAAACACTGAGGTCTTTATATATGAGTCTATATCGCAGCACATTTAAGGCCCTCTGCAGCTTCTTCGTGTTAAACATACTGCGAACGCCTGAAAATCATCACAgtgttttctcacatttatttatcagttatCACAGTTTTTCCAGATGTTTTCAGCCTCAGGTATTTTCACCATATGGATGCTGAACAGCAGATACTGCTGCACAGCATGGCGGAGCATTCGAAGATGAGCACTTACTATGAGCATCACTTACTGATAATGTCACGTCATTGATCCAGCTGCTTGACTAACCCACGTATGCTTTGACTGTTCTCTGTATTCTGTAATGTACATCCAGCGTGACACTTGGCATGTTGAGGCCTTAACGTgtagattttatttgaattctCAAAAGGTTTTGCATGATGTTGTGCAAAATGAATCAGACATATAAAGAGTAGTTTGAACCTGCTGCCATCCTCGGTGTcactgaatatatattttatctacAAATCACTGAGTGCATGAGTTACTTGTCCAGgacttatattatatatatttattgaattattggTTATAatttttggatttatttaattttcgAGGTGGGTTGTAAGGGATAATGGGTGACTATGGAGCTTATGttaaggttgttgttgttgtctctctgtgtgcagTGCGTACGTATTACTGCCTACTGTGCAATGGTGGATAGTAAGATGCATGCATTACTACATCACTACCTGCTAATGTACACACTACTACATGCCAATGTGTGTGCTACTACCTGCTATTGAGAACACCTGAACAGACTTAACGTGTCAATTATTGCACGAAAACCCAATAAAAaggtatgtaaaaaaaaaaaaaaaaaaggttaaacatagtaaaataaaaggtaaaacaaaacaaaacaaacaaaataaatgacagtatAATATCCtaactgaaatgaatgaatgccaAAACTATAAATTTAATGTTACGAGTTATTACGGTCAAACGCCTTCAATGAAATAATGAAGTGATGGTACTAATAATTCTACAGAgaaacattttactgtaaattctctgttaaaataaagaaataactgtaatttgtCATTAATGGCATAATACTAATACAAATAACAGTTGGTtgttaatttaatataatgtaatcTTTTTgtaaaccatttaaaaaaacagaaaactactgtttatttccataaattttgaatttttctttttttttgcaggtcaAGTTTCAAACTGAACACGCTGTTATTTATCAGCAGGAAACCAGACGCAGTTTGGTCCGTTTACCTGAAAAGAAGGTAAGCACCACTGACACCCAGCCAATTATATACGACCAGGAGAACCTCCAGTTTCCGTAGCGTTTCCCGTAGTAGTTAATAGTCACGCCGGTGTACACGGCCATCGCTAGAAACACGAAAAAgcctgaggaggagaaaaaaacaatgaacatgTGGAGATTTAAATTTTTAGTCAGAGAAACACTCAAGTTATGATTTGATAGATCATTGATCATTGATTGACTCTTAGTTACagaataacataacattttactGAACACAGCTTAATGAAGactttaataaacataaataaatatagcagCTTGTTGTGAAATCGCTCTGATATCATTACGAAGTCATTAGGTCATAATTAGTACATCGTTATTATTTTTGAAGCCTTCCTTGAGTCTCAGTCTTTGGTGCTTCCAGTCAGTCAGagtgaaatcaaatgaaaatgacaaagaaaaacaaaagaattgaACTTACACGAGATGAAGAACAATATGCCTGCTGCAAAGGTTTTGTCAAACCTGTCAAAGGAGGAGTAATGGATGAAGGCCATGATGCCTATGATGATGCCAATGAAACAGGCCAGAAGAGAGAGGATCATGAGGGCGCGGGTGGCGTCTAAGTGGGCTGTGGACAAGGTCATAAGGTCAATAGGAGTCACCGGTGGGGGGTCAGGGCAAATAAACAGAGGCGAATGATCTGACTGACCCCGGTTCAGGGCGTGTTAACAAGCCGATATGATGAAGAAAGGTGAACATTAGAGTGTGTTTAACTAAAGCGTGCAAGCTGACACCAGTTCTCGGTGTAATCCACACATTTCTGTGAAACCCAGTGAGCAGTAATAGAGACGTTAACTCTCCTAACGAGCTCATGACACTTTGAGAACAGTTGAATCTCGCCGATCTCAGCCTCCTGTCAGCAGTTTGACACTCACCGATGCTGATGTTGTGCGGAAAGCATTTCCCCGGCGTGCAGTAGCGCCACAGGCCCTGGTGCATGTAGTTGCTGGACTGCCGATACTGCATCCAGTAATCGGTTGCTGTGGAAACGATCAGGAGGATGTTCCCCACGCCTGCACAAAACAACCCTCCGCCCATGAAGCTGTACATCCtgcacctgcagacacacacacacacacatatacagaggAACATAAGGTCACTTAGCATCAGTGGTCAGTGGCAGCCCCCCCCTCTCCACCGTCTCCCCACCCCTCCACTTCTCTttacatctcacacacacacacacacttcagggAGAGAGGGTCTAAGTGTCAGTAATTGCATTGTAATGAACATATTATTTCCACTGGATTGAGCTGCGGGGTCGCCCGTGTGTGTACGCTCCACTTTGTTCTCTAGGAGA encodes the following:
- the bsx gene encoding brain-specific homeobox protein homolog is translated as MSLNYASAAPTQRSTSFFIEDILLHKPKPLREVIPSPFCSTLASRMPILEYGYPLMPTPILAPHPHHPLHKPEHHQYFFTSGMQMPALFQHHAELPGKHCRRRKARTVFSDSQLSGLEKRFEIQRYLSTPERVELATALSLSETQVKTWFQNRRMKHKKQLRKAQDERKTPGGGGELERSADNSSESELNEKSGEELKLDRLEPDSYMLEENDDDDEDDDDVDIEEDICSPDHLL
- the lim2.1 gene encoding lens intrinsic membrane protein 2.1 isoform X2, giving the protein MYSFMGGGLFCAGVGNILLIVSTATDYWMQYRQSSNYMHQGLWRYCTPGKCFPHNISIAHLDATRALMILSLLACFIGIIIGIMAFIHYSSFDRFDKTFAAGILFFISCFFVFLAMAVYTGVTINYYGKRYGNWRFSWSYIIGWVSVVLTFFSGIFYFCAYRMHECPRSATSH
- the lim2.1 gene encoding lens intrinsic membrane protein 2.1 isoform X1, with amino-acid sequence MAFRSPLFPRLVVDMSGISLSSSSSSSSSSHGPSRRGSSFLFFFLLTWKEQMTSKNSINNMSLPAGGPSRCLCSHIRDQAGLSEVTASERKGCRMYSFMGGGLFCAGVGNILLIVSTATDYWMQYRQSSNYMHQGLWRYCTPGKCFPHNISIAHLDATRALMILSLLACFIGIIIGIMAFIHYSSFDRFDKTFAAGILFFISCFFVFLAMAVYTGVTINYYGKRYGNWRFSWSYIIGWVSVVLTFFSGIFYFCAYRMHECPRSATSH